In the Setaria italica strain Yugu1 chromosome VI, Setaria_italica_v2.0, whole genome shotgun sequence genome, one interval contains:
- the LOC101786101 gene encoding polyphenol oxidase I, chloroplastic has protein sequence MATPSAKTNGLPLVASPRPPAYPSMLPKKPTQRRRSLSCRAAAPRFDRRDVLAGLTGVAAGGLATRPGLAATEDASDVCPRGEKVTDTLLTCQKTGQKPCPPTSPVAAVDFTPPTGPTRLRQPAHLADPETVEKYRRALAKMKALPASDPRSFAAQAAIHEAYCDGHYRYGGGGGDAPFDVHFSWVFAPWHRMYLYFYERILGDLIGDDTFALPYWNWDAPAGMALPDIFKDAGSPLYDAKRNPANLGAYLNLHIAKAGDTTVIPFDPQAAHLNNQVVQNNLATLYVQMMRNKKAQDFLGGKFCSSYPGTRSSGTSGSLESMAHTSVHVWTGDPGSSTTGHDGQKHSLADMGFLATAARDPVFYSHHANVDRMWHLWSTKLGRRNFDDPEWLDTSFVFYDERPRPVRIRVRDVLDAAALGYSYDEREPLRWMGARPAPLLANKGAAAARSTMRRAVPAFPLALTEGQVVEVPSVAKPRRAQKAAAGGGGKQPADTILVFDGVEFEPGKGGKFDVVINVPPEQAAGAGPRHSEYAGSFATLPRGGSKKPGETVVVPFVLPLDEVLADIGVGDEDGAVNVVIVPRTPGIKIISPPRIEIRER, from the exons ATGGCGACTCCCAGCGCCAAGACCAACGGCCTTCCCCTCGTCGCCTCGCCGCGGCCCCCTGCATACCCCTCCATGCTCCCCAAGAAGCCAACCCAGCGGCGCCGCAGCCTGTCGTGcagggccgccgcccctcgcttcGACCGTCGTGACGTCCTTGCCGGCCTaaccggcgtcgccgccgggggTCTCGCCACGCGCCCGGGCCTCGCGGCCACCGAGGACGCCTCCGACGTCTGCCCCAGAGGCGAGAAGGTCACGGACACGCTCCTCACGTGCCAGAAGACGGGCCAGAAACCGTGCCCGCCGacgtcgccggtcgccgccgtcgaTTTCACGCCGCCGACCGGCCCGACGCGCCTCCGCCAGCCGGCGCACCTGGCCGACCCCGAGACCGTCGAGAAGTACCGGCGGGCCCTGGCGAAGATGAAGGCGCTCCCGGCCTCCGATCCGCGCAGCTTCGCTGCGCAGGCGGCCATCCACGAGGCCTACTGCGACGGGCACTACCGgtatggcggcggcggcggcgacgcgccgTTCGACGTGCACTTCTCGTGGGTCTTCGCGCCGTGGCACCGCATGTACCTCTACTTCTATGAGCGCATCCTCGGCGACCTCATCGGCGACGACACCTTCGCGCTGCCGTACTGGAACTGGGACGCGCCGGCGGGGATGGCGCTGCCGGACATCTTCAAGGACGCCGGCTCGCCGCTGTACGACGCCAAACGCAACCCGGCGAACCTCGGCGCCTACCTCAACCTCCACATCGCCAAAGCCGGCGACACCACCGTCATCCCTTTCGACCCTCAAGCTGCTCATCTGAACAACCAAGTTGTTCAGAATAACCTTGCCACCCTTTACGTTCAG ATGATGCGGAACAAGAAGGCGCAGGATTTCCTGGGCGGCAAGTTCTGCTCCTCGTACCCGGGGACGAGGTCCTCGGGCACCTCCGGCTCGCTGGAGAGCATGGCGCACACGAGCGTCCACGTGTGGACCGGCGACCCGGGGAGCTCCACGACGGGGCACGACGGCCAGAAGCACTCCCTCGCCGACATGGGGTTCCtcgccacggcggcgcgggaccCGGTCTTCTACTCCCACCACGCCAACGTGGACCGCATGTGGCACCTCTGGTCCACCAAGCTCGGCCGCCGCAACTTCGACGACCCGGAGTGGCTCGACACCAGCTTCGTCTTCTACGACGAGAGGCCACGGCCCGTCCGCATCCGGGTCCGCGACGTcctcgacgcggcggcgctcgggtaCAGCTACGACGAGCGGGAGCCGCTCCGCTGGATGGGCGCCAGGCCGGCCCCGCTGCTTGCCAacaagggcgccgccgccgcaaggtCCACCATGCGGCGGGCGGTGCCAGCGTTCCCGCTGGCCCTGACCGAGGGGCAGGTCGTGGAGGTGCCGTCCGTAGCCAAGCCGCGGCGCGCGCAgaaggcggcggcaggcggcggcgggaagcaGCCGGCGGACACCATCCTGGTGTTCGACGGCGTGGAGTTCGAGCCCGGAAAGGGCGGCAAGTTCGACGTGGTGATCAACGTGCCGCCGGagcaggccgccggcgcggggccGCGGCACAGCGAGTACGCCGGGAGTTTCGCCACCCTGCCGCGCGGCGGGAGCAAGAAGCCCGGGGAGACGGTGGTGGTGCCGTTCGTCCTGCCGCTGGACGAGGTGCTGGCCGACATCGGGGTCGGTGACGAGGACGGCGCTGTCAACGTCGTCATCGTGCCGCGGACCCCGGGAATCAAGATCATCAGCCCGCCGAGGATCGAGATCAGGGAGCGCTGA